The nucleotide sequence AGGCCATATTTATCGCTGGTTATCTCATCGCCGTCCTCGCCTGTGGATTAACTCAACAAATGAGTGCTTCCCGCTTATTATATGCGATGGGTCGGGATGGGGTTTTACCGAAAAGGTTTTTCGGTTACATCCACCCGCGTACAGGAGTTCCCATTTTAAATATTTTATTAATCGGAGTATTAGCATGCTCGGCTATGTTTTTAGATTTGGCAAGGGCAGCCTCCCTTATTAACTTTGGCGCCTTTATCGCTTTTTCTTTTGTTAACTTATCTGTTATCATGTTTTTCCTCAAATACGAGAAAAGTAAAAGAAATACACTAAAGTCGATTATCGCCTCAATTATTTTACCGCTAATAGGGTTGGGATTCAATTTGTATTTATGGTTTGAACTTGATTTTGCCGCTAAAGTAGTAGGGTTTGTATGGGCTGCCATTGGCATATTGTATCTGTTGCGTGTCACTAACTTTTTTAGGGTCCAGCCTCCCCAATTTAATGAAGAGAAATGAAAAAGAAATTTATCAGACAAACGTTTGAGTCTAATGGGCCTTTTTCTGTAAATAGAAAAAGGCCCATTAGTTTTTTGTTTGATTCATCGTTTCACTTTAAACAGTTTCAAAAGGGGGAATGGATAACGAGAGAACAATAGATCAGTAAATCGAATGGTAAGGCAATTTCTGTTGGATAGTACACAATGCGCTCCTTGGAGAAATTTCGCTATATTTTATAGAGGGTTTAGTAGATGATTATTCCGAGATTCGATAAAACCATAGCTAAAAAAGAGGCGGCCTGCCCCCTATATACCTAGCAGGGGGCAGACAGTTGAAATTGATAAAATACAAGTGTTTCTCTAAATAAGAGTTAAATTTTACTCAGATCGATTCCCAGTCGTTTGATTTTTTGATAAAGAAGGGGACGGGAGATCTTTAATACCTGAGCAGCTTTTGTACGATTCCCATTGCATTTTTTTAGCACTTGGATGATCGCCTCTTTTTCAGCTCGTTTCTTTACTTCTTCAAGCGGCTTTTCTGCTGATTGAGGGATGAGAGGTTCTTGGCGGCTTGATAAATTCTCTTCGATAAACGATTCGAAATGTTGAGCATCGAGCTGATGAGTGTTTGTATCTATACTGTTCATTGCTCTTTCTAAAGTATTCTGCAGTTCTCTCACATTACCAGGCCAATCGTATTGCTGTAGGATATCGAGCACTTCACTGGAAGCCGATTTAACATTACGAGAGAGAAAGTGATTGAGATTTTCAATACAGAGCTGCACAAGTGCGGGAATATCTTCTTTTCTCTCTCTTAATGGCGGGATGCGAATGTGGAAAACATTAAGTCGATAAAATAGATCTTCTCTAAATTTCCCCTTTTTAATTAAGTCTCTTAAGTCTTGATTCGTAGCACATAGAATCCTTGTATCAATAGGGATGCTATGTTTTCCGCCAATTCTGTCAATTTCTTTTTCTTGTAATGTCCGCAAAATCTTCGGCTGCAGTGCAAGAGGCATTTGGTTAATTTCATCTAAAAACAATGTTCCCTTACTGGCTAGTTGAAACTTCCCCATTTTCCCACCTTTTCGAGCGTTTGTAAACGATCCCTCTTCATAGCCGAACAGCTCTGATTCAAACAGCTCTAATGGAATAGCAGAGCAATTCAAGCTAACAAAATGACCCTGACTACTTTTGCTTAATGCGTGAATCGAATGAGCAACCAATTCTTTTCCGGTTCCCGTTTCGCCAGTGATCAATACAGTTGAATTTGAATGGGCGGCATTCACAATCTCCTTGCGAAGCTTCTTCATTTGAGGGCTGTCGCCAACAATATTTTCAATGGAGTACTTATTTCCTTTTAGTCGTTTTTGTTCTTGCTTGAAAAAGCTAAGTTCAGTAGGGAGACTATCAATTTTTTTAATGAAGTTTTTCAATAGTTGATAATTATCAAACAGATCATATTCTACTACGCCAGCAAACCTGTCTCCCTCGTAATAGGGGAAGCGGCTGCTTACAATTGTCGTATGTTTCAAGAAATAAAAATCAGCAATCGAGGGTTCTCTCATTTGAACGGCCTGGTGAATTTTTGAAGTAGGAATGACATCAAGAATGTGCTTTCCGATAACTTGATCACGGTTAATTCCTACGTCTTCGGCTAAGCGCTTTGTCATAAACATGATTCTTGCTTGATCATCTACAATAACTAATCCTTCAATTTGTTCCATAATAGTTAAGCAAGTTTCCAATGTTAACATGTACATAATCTCCTGAAAAATAGTGACCTTCTTCCACATATTTATCATAACAAATAATCAAGTAAAGAATAAACTTAGGATAATTTCTCTATATCTTTATTTGAATCTAAATACTCTGCCTCGTTAAAGTTCATGTGGGGCGGTTGTTTTGTAAAGAATTTTGTTAGGTAAAGAAGGTAGGCGACCCCGGCTGCCACCCATATAGAACCTAAGCTAAGGGCATTTTTACTCAAATTCGCCAAAATCCATATATTAAAACCAGCCCCGGTTAAGGGAAGAGCTAAATATAATAGAAAGTTTTTTATACCGCGGCGCTTTTCTTTAATAAAGTAATGAGCAATAACAGATAAATTAACAAATGTAAAGGCAAGCAAGGCTCCGAAATTTACTAACGAAAAGGCTGTTTCTAAATCTATGAAAAAACCTAATAAGCATATTACGGCGATAATTAAAACATTTCGCAGCGGGGTCATAAGCTTCGGATGAATGTAACCAAATATTTTTTTCGGAAGAACGCCATCTCGCCCCATAACGTACAGAAGACGGGCACCACTTGCATGTGAAGTTAAGGACATTCCGATAGAAGCGATAATAAAACCTGCGGTGAAAAAAGAAGTGAGCAATGCACTGCCTAGAAAATAAACAATTTCATATCCTCCTGCTTCGGGATCTTTAAATGAATCAAAATCGGGATGTACCATATGAAGTAAGTAAGATAATCCGATAAACATGGCACCTCCTATTAAAGCGATAAGAAGAATGGCTCTCGGTACGGTTTTTCTTGGGTTGACCGTTTCTTCTGTAAACGTTGTGACTGCATCAAAACCAAGAAAGGAGGTACAAACGATAGAGGCACCCGCCAGCACGAGGGAAAATGAGTGTTCAGGATTGTAAAATGGAAGGGTAGAAAATAGCTCTCCCGCCCCCATGCCGGTTTGGATTCTTTGAATCGCAAATCCAGCAAAAAAGGCTACGACTAAAAATTGGAATAAAACCACTAAAGTATTAACTTTAGCATTTAATTTCACTCCAAACATGTTAACAATCGTAACCGTACCAAGCAGCAATAACATGCCCGCCCATAAAGGAATTTGCGGAAAGGTTGCATGAATAAAGATACCCGAGGCTAATATGTTTAACACCGGCAGGAAAATATAGTCTGTTAAAACAGCCCAGCCAACTAGAAAACCGACACTCGGATTAATTGTTTTAGAAGCATACGTATAAGCGGAACCAGACGAAGGGAAGGCTTTTACCATTTTTCCGTAACTATAGGCAGTAAATAAAACCATGATAAGCGCTACTAAATAGGCAGCCGCCGCTCTTCCTTGTGTCCCTTGAGCAACGATACCATAGGGAGAAAATACGGCCATCGGGGACATATAGGCTAATCCCATAAACACCAAGGGAAAAAGAGTTAACGTTCGATTTAATTGTGGTGCAGCATGACTCTTTGTATTTTTGACATGATCCATGTTATAGCCTCCTCGTAGTTTATTGAGATGTTTTTGATTATTCAGACTAATTTTGTGTTTTTCAAGCCCCTATAGCCTTGGGACTTAAAAAGTTGATATATGTTTGATAAAAATGTGTATCTTTAACGGGTATATTGCTTCATCACTTTAAGCAACTTTTCGTGATCAATGGCATGAGCTTTCTTTCCAAAGGGTTTCACTAAAGACATTGTTTTGGCTGCAATCATCGCATTAATGACTGATTCATCAACAGATTGACAGACGGCTTCATAAATAGGATCAAAACTCTCATCATTGACAAAAGTCATTGTCAATTTGTCTTCTAAAAGTTGGGGGATATCCATTTGATTTGCTGTTGAAAAGGCCAGGAAAATATCACCGGAATTGTTTCCGCCAGGGCTTCCGCTCCTGCCAATCCCAATCGCCGCCCGCTTTGCAAGGCGCTTAAGCTGATGGGGAAGCATCGGAATATCTGTCCCGATAATAACGATGATGGAGCCTTGCTCTTTAGAAAGGATTTTATGCTCAGTTAAATGTTTTCCAACAGGTACACCTAAAACGGTAAGCCAGTCGCGGATACCATAGTTTGCTTGAACTAACACTCCCACATGATGCTGTTCGCCATTTAGTTCAACTATGCGGGATGACGTACCCGTTCCGCCTTTAAATTCATAACAAATCATGCCAGTTCCTCCACCAACATTGCCTTCAGCGATGGCCCCGGACTTTGCTGAATGGATAGCTGATAGGACATGTTCCTCTTTGATATGCTGGCCATTAATGTCGTTTAACAATCCATCATATGTTTCTGCAATAACTGGCATTGCCCAAAGGTGATGCTCACTGAACTGTTCTTTATACTTCTCAATCATCCATTTGGTTGTGGCATGATGAGCCATGCCGACAGAATGTGTATTCGTAAGACAGATCGGACTTAAGAAATAGCCGCCGTCATTTACCCAATGCATTCCTGTCATTTCGCCATTTCCATTTAAGCTGTATGTGCCGGCCCAAACGGGCTGCATCTTTTCCTTTGTTCCTCGCGGCAAAATAGCCGTTACGCCCGTACGGATCGGGCCCTCCCCAATTACAACAGGACCTTCTCCTTCTATAATCGTTGTATAGCCGACCTTAACACCTGGAACATCAGTAATCGCATTAAAGTGCCCCGGCACACCAGGAAAATCTAATCCAATATCACGTGCTCGTTTTCTCGCGGACATATGTATTCCTCCTGTCTAGCAGATTATTTGGCATGAATAAAAAATTTTTGTGCTCCTCTACACCTTTAAGTTAGGGGAGGGAGACTTTAAAACATTCACAAAAAGTATTGCTAATGCACAAAACAAAGGAAAAGAAAAATGACGGCAATTCATTAAACCCTCCTTTCAGACGGTATTAACTAAAATTTTTAGTGCCATATAGTGTGGCCTTCATACATTTAAGATGACAAGGCAATGATCGCCAGCTATCAATCTTTTCTCTTAAATGAGTTAAAGCAAGAATCATTCCACGCAATGAATGATTCAAATTCCCTTTTAAATCAAGGAGTTTCTACTAACTGAAAAATGCCATATAAAAGTAATGTTAGTTTAAACTTACATATATGGACCTTTAATCATACGAATATGGGGCCTTTCATTCTATCAACCATACTGTCAGTTTAAACATACAGTGTAATGACAAACTTTCATAAAATGCTTTCAATGAACCTACCTGAAGAAGGTTCTTCAGTAACTTATCTCTTGCTCCATATCGAAAGTAAAGTTGTAGCTTCTTCCGTATGTAAATTATGAACGCTTGAGAGCGGAGAGGTTGGCGTCATTTGGACAAGAGTAAACTGAAAAGTATGTCTGGAAAGGGTTAGTGAACATGCCGGCATCGTTTTGTGGTAATATGTAGAAAAGTGAATATTTTTTGAATAGGTGCTGTGTGTATATTAAAGATGGACAGCTTAAAAGGGAAGCTTGGTGAAAATCCAACACGGTTCCCGCCACTGTAAATTCAGAGCAACCTGCATAACGTCACTGCTTTTATAAACGAAAAAGTGGGAAGGCGCGGGTTGTGTAGAAGATAAGTCAGGAAACCTGCCTATTTAAAGAACACAGATGGACCTACGGGATATAGGGAGGTGTTTACGGAAAGAAGATAATGGCTGGGTTTTATATAAGGGCATGCACTCTTTTTTGTAAGCATTTAAACTATACAGGTTTAAATGCTTTTTTATTGCTGCTTTTTTGGGTCACTGTAAGAGAACATTCATATGAATAGCCAGGAATACTTTTAGTTAAAGGAGAGGAATGGAAAATGACTATTTTAACAGATCTACAGCAACGAAGAGCGATCCGTAATTATGATGGGCGCGAAGTAGAGGATGAAAAAATCTTTAAGCTATTAGAAGCAGCTACATGGGCACCCAACGATAGAATGAGAGAGCCGTGGACATTTTATGTCGTAAAAGGGGAAGCCAAGAGCAGGTATAACCAACTAGCAGAAGATTACTTAAAAGAGCGATTTCCTACAAAGCCCAATCTCATTGAAAGCTCTTTAAAGGTCGTTCAGAATACGCCACTACATATTATTGTAACGAGCGATGTTATTCCTGATGATGAAGACGCCACAAAAGACAACGAGTTTGCGGTCTGTTGTGCGATCCATTCGATGTGGCTGGCGGCTCATGAGTTAGGGCTAGGTTTTGTATGGCGGACGCGAGGCGTAGGACTTGTACATGACGAACGACTTTATCGATTTATTGGATCCCCGGAGCATAAAAAGGTAGTGGGTAATTTATTTATTGGCTATCCAGATCCTGAGTCATTAAAGAAAGTAAAAGTGCCCATTCGCACATCATTCGAAGACAAAACAATTTGGATGGGGACAAGTCAATAATAAGGGTTTCAATTGGGTTGCTTTTTTATGATCTTGATGTGGATCGTTAAACCTTTGATTAACGGATAAAGGGACGGATATAAAAGACGCGAAAAAGAAGGCTATTTTTAAATCTGTTTGAACGATGAAAGAGTCTTCTTTTACTTTAAAAAAGCATTTCTATCCTCTTCAATGGTTAGAAATGCTTTTTTATAAAGGACCTTTCAGAAAATGTACAGTTTTTATATGTGGATCAAGCCTTGATAGTAATTTACGTTATCCGGAATAAAAAGCTGAGGAGCTTATAACCCCTTGTTTTTTATATAACCTAAGCAAATACAAAAAGAAGGAGCATTGGATAGATGAATAGTATAAGCACATCTTTAGGACGTAACTACATTGACTTATGGAAAGAAAATATGAAAGAGTGGGACGGAACGCTTTCTAACCGAATGATAAATGATGAAGCGGAAGATGCCTTTTGGAACGCTTTTTTGGAAAAAAAGCAGCAAAATGGCACAGTCGATACAAATGCTTATGCACACATCATCCAAGAAGAGCTGTTGAAGCTGCTCCATGAAAGTGATCATGTACTGGAGATTGGGCCCGGCTGGGGTAATTATACATTCTGTGTGTCTGAACATGTCAAACAGCTTACATGCGTTGATATTTCCCAAAGCATTATCGATTTTTTAAAACATAAAACCGAAAAGATGCAATTAAACAATATAAGCTTTATACATGAAAAATGGGAACAGCTCAACATTAAGCAAACGTGTGATGTAGTGTTTGGAATAAACTGTTATTATCGCATCCGCGATATCGATAAAGCTTTACTTAAAATGAATCAGGCTGCCTCTCGGCTTGTTATAGCGGGTATGACAAGCGGTCCAGAAAAGCCTCACTATATAGATTTACATAGAGAACACGGTTATTCCATAAAGTTTAGACGCAGGGATTATATTGATTTGCAAAATATTCTGTATCAGCTTGGAATTATGGCCAATTGTAGAATTATTGAGATCCCGCGCGTGAGCATATATGAATCGTTTGAAGCTCTTATACGTGATAACGTCAGCAAAATTCTAACAAGAGACTATAATCAACAAGAAGTTGAGCAAGCGCTAAGCCGATACGTAGTAGAGAAAAATGGGCAATATGAATATTCCTATACCATTCATGCGGCGCTGCTTTATTGGAAGCCGGTAAACATTTGATGGGGTGTGTATCCTGGAAAATAAATTCATTTATCATACGGATGTGCCATGCTTCAATCAAGCGGTTATTTTGGTTTCTCGTTGGCCAAAATCTTAATTTGGGTAAATCAGTAATAATCGTTTACGTTTTGATCAGTCAGCGTTTTATTCACTTCAAAGTGTGGGCAAAATAATTAAACAGGCATAAATACATGATCGGATAGCCACGATAGGCAGGAGATCTTTTTACATAGGGAATCATGATAAGGCAAATAGTGAATAGGCAAGGCTTTGCTTCATACATTCTCTAAAGGAGACGCATTTTCGTATTTCTTCTCGTATCTTTATGGTACAATCATGGGGTACCTCCGGTATGTATCATGGACACATTTGTAAGTATGAAAAATTTTAAAGATAAGCTGGTGATACTTATATGAACCATTCTGAAGAGACGAAAACAACTCATAGATCAACAAAAGAAAAAGATCAGCTAATTACCCGGTTAAAAAGAATAGAGGGACAAGTGCGCGGCATTCAAAATATGATTGAAAACGACCGGTATTGTGTAGATATTCTTACTCAAATTTCAGCTATTAATGCAGCGATGAATAAGGTTGGTCTGCATTTATTAGAAAGGCACACCCAGCATTGTGTAGCGGATGCTATAAGAGATGGGGATGAAGAAGAAGCGATTCAAGAATTGATGGAAGTATTTAAACGATTCTCTAAATCTTTATAGTAAAAAGCCAGCTTTCAGTAGTTGGTTTTTTTTCTTGGGCAGATGTATACGAGGAGAGGGAATAGCGAAGAGATAAATAAGCGAACATTTTAGTAGTTTTTTTACACAGGGAGAGGGTATTACATCAAAAGAATGGATACTGCTTCCTCGTATAAAAGACAAATAAACCATAAGGAGAAGAAAGAGTGATCCAGTGACTTACACATACTACATAAAAGAAGAAAAAGAGCGAGACGAATAAGAAAATTATTTTCAGGGAAAATTATTGTAGCGATCCGTTTGTATCGATTTTTATTACTGAATCAGCATTAGACACTATTAGTGTGGGGCTTTGTTAAGCGTATCAAGTCAAACATTTGGGACAAGTTGATCTGAACAGCAGGAAAGAATGCCTGATTATCGCAAAATAAATTTTATTTTCCTATTTACTACCCTACAGGGGTATGGTAATATAAGAATTGTAAAAAGTTAGATCATCACTTAAGGAGGGGTTCTTATGCAACAAGTCACACTTAATGTAAAAGGGATGTCTTGCGGACATTGTGTTAATTCTATTGAAGGAAATGTAGGTCAGTTAAAAGGGGTAGAATCTGTCAATGTTCATCTAAACGAAGGAAAAGTGGATATTGCATTTGATGCGAATGAAGTAAGCTTAAAAGAGATTACCGAGGTTATTGAAGATCAAGGATACGATGTTGAGTAGCCTGCTCAAGCAAAAATAATCATTAAATAAAAATGAAAATAAATCGTGCTAAAATGGCACGATTTATTTTCAGAAAAATATACCCCTGTGGAGTATGCGGAAGATAGGAGTGGATAATATGACTCAAAAAGAAGCAACCCTGAAAATAGAGGGGATGACTTGTGCATCTTGTGCTACACGAATTGAAAAAGGGTTGAAGAAGATAGATGGCGTGGAAGATGCAAATGTAAATTTTGCTCTTGAGAAAACAAAGATTAAATATGACCCCGATAAAACAGATACAGCAACATTTAAGAAGAAAGTCCAATCTTTAGGATATAACGTGGTAACGGATAAAGCAGAATTTGATATTACTGGAATGACTTGTGCGGCCTGTGCAAATAGAATTGAGAAACGGCTGAATAAATTAGATGGCGTCGAAAAAGCCGTGGTGAACTTTGCATTAGAGTCGGTTCTTGTGGAATATAACGCTGATCAAGTCTCTATTTCTGATATGAGGGAGGCCATTAAAAAACTGGGCTATACCCTTGAACAAAAGCAGGAAAAAACCGGAGAGGAAGCCGATCATCGACAAAAGGAAATCGAGCGGCAAACCGGCAAATTTATTTTCTCGGCTATTTTATCTTTTCCATTATTATGGGCAATGGTTAGTCACTTTGAATTCACCTCTTTTATTTGGCTGCCAGATATGTTTATGAACCCTTGGGTACAATTCGCCCTCGCCACACCGGTTCAATTCATTATCGGAAGACAGTTTTATGTCGGTGCCTTTAAAGCTCTAAGAAATAAAAGTGCCAACATGGATGTGTTGGTTGCTTTAGGAACATCAGCTGCTTATTTCTATAGTCTGTATTTAAGCATTATGTCAATTGGCTCAGAAGACCACATGGTTGAGCTTTATTATGAAACGAGTGCGGTTTTGATTACCTTAATTATTTTAGGCAAATTGTTTGAAGCGAAGGCAAAAGGCCGGTCGTCTGAGGCCATTAAGAAACTAATGGGGTTACAGGCAAAAAATGCAACTGTCGTCCGCGATGGGCAAGAAATGATCATTCCTATAGAAGACGTTTTGCAAGGGGATATTGTTTTTGTGAAGCCTGGCGAAAAGGTGCCAGTAGATGGTGAGATTGTCGAAGGTCAATCAGCGCTTGATGAATCAATGTTGACCGGAGAAAGCATTCCAATCGACAAAACCATTGGAGACCATGTAATCGGATCAACCATTAACAAGAATGGTTTCTTAAAAATTAAAGCGACGAAAGTGGGGAAAGACACAGCTTTAGCTCAAATTATTAAAGTTGTTGAAGAAGCACAAGGTTCAAAAGCTCCAATTCAACGTTTAGCCGATCAGATTTCAGGCATTTTTGTACCAATTGTAGTAGGTATAGCGGTTATAACTTTTCTTATGTGGTACTTCGCTGTAAGCCCTGGGGAATTCGCAGAGGCTCTTGAAAAATTCATTGCGGTGTTAGTTATCGCTTGTCCTTGTGCACTCGGTCTGGCCACACCAACTTCGATTATGGCCGGTTCAGGCCGTGCGGCTGAGTTTGGGATTTTATTCAAGGGTGGAGAACACCTGGAAACGACCCATCGTTTAGATACAATTATTCTGGATAAAACAGGAACAGTTACAAATGGGAAACCTTCCTTGACGGATGTTGTTTTAGCAGAGGGCGTGAATGAAACGGAATTTCTTACACTAGTAGGTACGGCTGAGAGAAATTCAGAGCACCCACTCGCTGAAGCGATCGTGGAGGGAATTAAAGAAAAGGGGATTGAACTAGGGTCACCGGCGACCTTTGAAGCCCTTCCCGGTTACGGTATTCAATCGACAGTGAACGGCAAAGAATTACTCATTGGTACACGCAGATTGATGGCGAAATATAACATTTATGTACAACAAGTATTACCGAAAATGGAGAGTTTAGAGAAGCAAGGGAAAACAGCTATGTTAGTAGCCATTGACGGATGCTACGCAGGTATGGTTGCTGTTGCGGATACCATTAAGGAAACATCCAAAGAAGCGATTGCCCGATTGCACAATATGGGCTTGGACGTTGTAATGATTACAGGGGATAACACCCAAACGGCTCAGGCGATTGCTAAGCAAGTCGGAATAAAGCATGTCATTGCTGAAGTTTTGCCAGAAGGCAAGGCAACGGAAGTGAAAAAGCTTCAGCAAGCTGGCAAAAAAGTCGCCATGGTAGGAGATGGAATTAACGATGCCCCGGCACTTGCGACAGCTGATATCGGGATGGCGATTGGCACGGGTACCGATGTGGCAATGGAAGCGGCAGATATTACCCTCATTCGGGGTGATTTAAATAGTATTGCAGACGCAATTTTTATGAGTAAGAAGACGATAACAAATATCAAACAAAACCTCTTCTGGGCACTTGCCTATAACTGTATCGGCATCCCCATTGCTGCAGTAGGCTTCTTAGCTCCGTGGCTAGCTGGAGCAGCGATGGCATTTAGTTCGGTATCGGTCGTCCTCAATGCCCTAAGACTGCAAAGAATCAAATTAAAGGCTTAAATATAGAAGGGAGGCGGCATATGTGAAGCGAAGTGTTATGATTTGGGCGGTTACGGCTATCGTATATCTTGGGGTAGTCATCGCAGGTTACAGCGTTTATGCAAATATGAATCCTAAAACGGATGAACAAACAAATCATACAGAGGAGGAAGAAAATATGAATCATCAACATAGTCATGGGAACCATGTCACAAACACTGCTAGTGAGGTTACACCGAAAGTATCCTATGTCAACGGAGTAATCACCATTGAGCTGAAAGATAAAAATAATCAAGTGCCGGAACTGGAAGTCTCCCATGAGAAATTTATGCATTTTATTGTCGTCAGTTCAGATTTGAAACAGTACCATCATCTACATCCAGGGAAAAAGAGTG is from Bacillus sp. PK3_68 and encodes:
- a CDS encoding APC family permease, with the protein product MDHVKNTKSHAAPQLNRTLTLFPLVFMGLAYMSPMAVFSPYGIVAQGTQGRAAAAYLVALIMVLFTAYSYGKMVKAFPSSGSAYTYASKTINPSVGFLVGWAVLTDYIFLPVLNILASGIFIHATFPQIPLWAGMLLLLGTVTIVNMFGVKLNAKVNTLVVLFQFLVVAFFAGFAIQRIQTGMGAGELFSTLPFYNPEHSFSLVLAGASIVCTSFLGFDAVTTFTEETVNPRKTVPRAILLIALIGGAMFIGLSYLLHMVHPDFDSFKDPEAGGYEIVYFLGSALLTSFFTAGFIIASIGMSLTSHASGARLLYVMGRDGVLPKKIFGYIHPKLMTPLRNVLIIAVICLLGFFIDLETAFSLVNFGALLAFTFVNLSVIAHYFIKEKRRGIKNFLLYLALPLTGAGFNIWILANLSKNALSLGSIWVAAGVAYLLYLTKFFTKQPPHMNFNEAEYLDSNKDIEKLS
- a CDS encoding P1 family peptidase; amino-acid sequence: MSARKRARDIGLDFPGVPGHFNAITDVPGVKVGYTTIIEGEGPVVIGEGPIRTGVTAILPRGTKEKMQPVWAGTYSLNGNGEMTGMHWVNDGGYFLSPICLTNTHSVGMAHHATTKWMIEKYKEQFSEHHLWAMPVIAETYDGLLNDINGQHIKEEHVLSAIHSAKSGAIAEGNVGGGTGMICYEFKGGTGTSSRIVELNGEQHHVGVLVQANYGIRDWLTVLGVPVGKHLTEHKILSKEQGSIIVIIGTDIPMLPHQLKRLAKRAAIGIGRSGSPGGNNSGDIFLAFSTANQMDIPQLLEDKLTMTFVNDESFDPIYEAVCQSVDESVINAMIAAKTMSLVKPFGKKAHAIDHEKLLKVMKQYTR
- a CDS encoding class I SAM-dependent methyltransferase, with the translated sequence MNSISTSLGRNYIDLWKENMKEWDGTLSNRMINDEAEDAFWNAFLEKKQQNGTVDTNAYAHIIQEELLKLLHESDHVLEIGPGWGNYTFCVSEHVKQLTCVDISQSIIDFLKHKTEKMQLNNISFIHEKWEQLNIKQTCDVVFGINCYYRIRDIDKALLKMNQAASRLVIAGMTSGPEKPHYIDLHREHGYSIKFRRRDYIDLQNILYQLGIMANCRIIEIPRVSIYESFEALIRDNVSKILTRDYNQQEVEQALSRYVVEKNGQYEYSYTIHAALLYWKPVNI
- a CDS encoding heavy metal translocating P-type ATPase; translated protein: MTQKEATLKIEGMTCASCATRIEKGLKKIDGVEDANVNFALEKTKIKYDPDKTDTATFKKKVQSLGYNVVTDKAEFDITGMTCAACANRIEKRLNKLDGVEKAVVNFALESVLVEYNADQVSISDMREAIKKLGYTLEQKQEKTGEEADHRQKEIERQTGKFIFSAILSFPLLWAMVSHFEFTSFIWLPDMFMNPWVQFALATPVQFIIGRQFYVGAFKALRNKSANMDVLVALGTSAAYFYSLYLSIMSIGSEDHMVELYYETSAVLITLIILGKLFEAKAKGRSSEAIKKLMGLQAKNATVVRDGQEMIIPIEDVLQGDIVFVKPGEKVPVDGEIVEGQSALDESMLTGESIPIDKTIGDHVIGSTINKNGFLKIKATKVGKDTALAQIIKVVEEAQGSKAPIQRLADQISGIFVPIVVGIAVITFLMWYFAVSPGEFAEALEKFIAVLVIACPCALGLATPTSIMAGSGRAAEFGILFKGGEHLETTHRLDTIILDKTGTVTNGKPSLTDVVLAEGVNETEFLTLVGTAERNSEHPLAEAIVEGIKEKGIELGSPATFEALPGYGIQSTVNGKELLIGTRRLMAKYNIYVQQVLPKMESLEKQGKTAMLVAIDGCYAGMVAVADTIKETSKEAIARLHNMGLDVVMITGDNTQTAQAIAKQVGIKHVIAEVLPEGKATEVKKLQQAGKKVAMVGDGINDAPALATADIGMAIGTGTDVAMEAADITLIRGDLNSIADAIFMSKKTITNIKQNLFWALAYNCIGIPIAAVGFLAPWLAGAAMAFSSVSVVLNALRLQRIKLKA
- a CDS encoding nitroreductase, with amino-acid sequence MTILTDLQQRRAIRNYDGREVEDEKIFKLLEAATWAPNDRMREPWTFYVVKGEAKSRYNQLAEDYLKERFPTKPNLIESSLKVVQNTPLHIIVTSDVIPDDEDATKDNEFAVCCAIHSMWLAAHELGLGFVWRTRGVGLVHDERLYRFIGSPEHKKVVGNLFIGYPDPESLKKVKVPIRTSFEDKTIWMGTSQ
- the copZ gene encoding copper chaperone CopZ — its product is MQQVTLNVKGMSCGHCVNSIEGNVGQLKGVESVNVHLNEGKVDIAFDANEVSLKEITEVIEDQGYDVE
- a CDS encoding metal-sensing transcriptional repressor — translated: MNHSEETKTTHRSTKEKDQLITRLKRIEGQVRGIQNMIENDRYCVDILTQISAINAAMNKVGLHLLERHTQHCVADAIRDGDEEEAIQELMEVFKRFSKSL
- a CDS encoding sigma 54-interacting transcriptional regulator; the encoded protein is MLTLETCLTIMEQIEGLVIVDDQARIMFMTKRLAEDVGINRDQVIGKHILDVIPTSKIHQAVQMREPSIADFYFLKHTTIVSSRFPYYEGDRFAGVVEYDLFDNYQLLKNFIKKIDSLPTELSFFKQEQKRLKGNKYSIENIVGDSPQMKKLRKEIVNAAHSNSTVLITGETGTGKELVAHSIHALSKSSQGHFVSLNCSAIPLELFESELFGYEEGSFTNARKGGKMGKFQLASKGTLFLDEINQMPLALQPKILRTLQEKEIDRIGGKHSIPIDTRILCATNQDLRDLIKKGKFREDLFYRLNVFHIRIPPLRERKEDIPALVQLCIENLNHFLSRNVKSASSEVLDILQQYDWPGNVRELQNTLERAMNSIDTNTHQLDAQHFESFIEENLSSRQEPLIPQSAEKPLEEVKKRAEKEAIIQVLKKCNGNRTKAAQVLKISRPLLYQKIKRLGIDLSKI